Part of the Tolypothrix sp. NIES-4075 genome is shown below.
GAGTCTTTTAATCTGCGGTTTAACCAACTGTGGAAAGCACGCTGTACTTTACTGACATCTGTGGGTGGGACAGGGGGTTGATTATAGTAATTGACCAACTTATTTAAGCTGTTTTGCTGGGCAGCAGGAGTTGCCTTCTCATAGTACTCAATCAGAGGACTCCAGGCTGGTCTTGCCGGGAGCGGAATGCTCAGGTACTGATGGAAGAATTTTAGGAAGTCTTGCGTCCAGGTTTCGACTTCTTGATCATCTGAGGACATCCCTGGGGTGGCGTTCTTTCCAAGGTGATGTTGGGTGTGGTACAGCTCATGTTCTGCATACATGAGAGTAATCAGAGGGCTGGCTGGATCGACTGCTTCAGGCCCAATCACTGCATAGAAGTCAGCCCCGCTACTGAAAGAGTAACCAGCGTTGTTCTTAGCACCGAGCGATCGCGTTGGGGCACCGGGTTTACTGGGCCAGGACTGTTTATTGTTGAGGTTAACGTCAAAGTTAATCACTGGAGCCATTTTGTAGTCTTTAGGGTCTACTTGCGTAGGCGAACTGTTGCCTGCAACATGAACCTGGTAAGTTGTCCCCAGAGATTTTTTGACTAACGCTACAAGGGCATCCCGGCGTTGAGTTGGGTCAGCGATCGCCTTGGCGCTGTTGACATCAGCTTCCCATGTATTAGCTGGGGGAGGAGAAGCAGGGGCTGCACTGGCTGTGGGTGCAGGGGCTGGTTGGCGGGCAATTTTGGGCGCTGCTGTGGGCGCTTTGGAGAGCATTGTCGGCAAGGGTTGATTTTGTGTGACCCCATTGGCTGCTGTTTCAGCTTCTTGCTCTGTGCGATCGCTTGGATCTGTCACTCCTAATGCGCTTGGCTCCTTCTGGTTTGCTGTGCCTTGCTGAAGCGTATGCACTAACTCGTGGGCAAGCAGATGCTGCCCTTTAGAGGTGTTTGGTTCGTACTGGTCTGCTCCAAAGACTATATCTTGTCCTACCGTATAAGCTAGGGCGTTAACTGCTTTTGTTGAGACTGCTGCTTGTCCATCCGTATGAATTTGCACCTGGCTAAAATCATGACCCAAGTGAACCTCCATCAACGATCGGGTATTTGAGTCGAGGGGATGACCTGGAGAACTCAATACTTCGTGGACAACAGGGGGCACCTCTGTCGGTTTGGATTCCTGACTAAGGTTGGTTGAACTGCCGTTATCCCTCTGGCGCTGTAACTGGTTTTTGTGTGAAAAATTGGGGCATGGAGCAATAATGGGGTCAAGCAGGGGCGATCGCTGGCTCATCAATCAAGTCCTCCATAAATTGATCGCGCAATCTGAGCACCGATCGCCCCACTCTGCATACCCGCAGTCATCTCAAACCCTCCCCCATCCAACCGTCCAATCTCTCCACCTTGGGCTAAAGAAGGCGGTACTCCTTGGGCAAACAGTCGGGTTAGTTCTTGCTGTACTGCCTCACTAATATGATGGCGATCGCCCCGCTCAAACCCATGCAGCACCAATTCTTCAATATGTAATTCAACGTTCATCGTAACCAACCTCCCATTTCTACTTCAGTGAATGGTTTTTCTAACTTTGCATATTCGCCCTGAGCAGCTTGCAGAAGATGTTTCATTTGCAATGATTCTCCATCATTGGCAGCCAGAAATGCAGCATTCAAGGCAATATTACGGATATTGCCGCCTGTGATATTCAGTCGTGCCAGTTTGGTAAAGTCGAGGTCAACGGTTGGCAGTTTGGAGGAGAACATCCCTCGCCAGATTGCAATACGCTGAACCGCGTCGGGGAAGGGAAATTGCACGACAAAGCGAATGCGCCGAAGAAACGCCGAGTCGATCGCATTTTTTAAGTTTGTAGTGAGAATTGCCAGTCCCCGATACGACTCCATCTTTTGCAGCAGATAACTTACCTCAATGTTGGCATAGCGATCGTGAGAATCTTTGACCTCGCTGCGTTTACCAAACAGCGCATCGGCTTCATCAAATAATAAAATGGCTCCGCTGGCTTCGGCAGCATCAAACACCTGTCGTAAATTTTTCTCTGTTTCGCCAATATATTTACTCACCACCTGGCTCAGGTCAATTCGATATAAATCTAACCGTAGCTCATGGGCTAAGACCTCCGCTGCCAGTGTTTTCCCTGTGCCGCTAGCTCCCGCAAACAGCGCACTAATCCCTAGTCCATTGGAGCCACGCACGGCAAATTCCCAGGTTTCATAGACGCGAATTCGCTGTCTCACCTGTGCCACGATCTGCTGCAAAAGCTGCTTCTGTGGATCGGGCAAGACCAAATCTTTCCAAGTGGCGATCGCTCGAATAAATTGCGCCAAATCGTCGAGGCGCGATCGCGATTGTTGACGGCAGGCGTCCCAAAGGCGATCGCTCTCAGGTGGGCTATCTTCTGAATCAACCTCTGAATAAACCGATGCACAAACCGATTGAATACCAAGGGGATTCAGTTTAAATTGACTTACCAATCCTTCCAACTCTCCGTTCAGATCGAGGTTGAGATCAACAGTCCCCAAAGCCGTTTGCCATAGCTCTAGTTGTTCTGTTGTACTTAGTGGATTCACGTCGAGATAAATGATTCCACGGGTGGCAAGCTGCAAGGGTTCTCGGCGCGTTAATATCACGATGCCTTGTAGCGTTTCTACAAAGGACAAAACGGTGGGGCGGTGGGTGCGATCGAGTTCTGCACAATCAATCAGCAAGACACTGGGGTTAAGGAGGGCTTCGCGTTCCCAGAGGCGGGCAAGGGCTTCGCGTTCGGCGATCGCGGCGGGAATGGCGGCAGCAGCAAGCGAATAAAGTTGCAGACCAAGGGGGGCACAGGCGGCAGCAGCGATGCTGAACGCATTCTCGTTGCCTGGTTCACGATTGCACAGTTGAATAACAGGTAGGGTGCTGCCCTGAAAGTCTGACCATTGTTTTGCCATTTGCTCTGCTAGTGAGCGATGGGAGGGCGGCAGTTGACCTAACACAGAAATGGGCGTAACCCACCCTTGTAGGCGATCGTCTAAATAGGAAATTCCCACTAAATCATGCAACACTCGCTCATCAATGCGAATCCGGCTTTGAGTCAGACTTTCGCCGCTGCTCACTTCGATTAACCGCCAACGTCGCAAGGGTGCAACGGGCGTTAAGGCACTCCAATGGGATTCTGGTAATGCCGCCAGTGTTAAGCTAAACGTGGGATAGGCGAGTTGGGGACTGCTATGAATGATACTACAGAGTTGACCAAGGGAGGCACTCAGTTCTACCCCAGCACAGAGGACTAAGATATCGCGTTCAAACGATGTCAGTTGAAATGCCACTGTCAACTTTTCGAGGGCAGGTGGGGTGGGCAGAGTTGCAGCGATCGCCGCCAAATCCTCTGGTTCTGCATCTATTTCGGGTTCGGTGCCTTGCTGTTGGGCAATATAACGCTGCAAACTTTGGCGAATGCGGGCGATCGCCGCTGCCAAATAGCGTTGATTTACCTGCTGCCAATGGGTCATCATGGAATTACCAAATTCGGCGTACCCAAAAACTGGTTAAACGTGGGACTGGCGGGATTAGTATCCACATCCAGCAAACTATCAGCTCCATCAACTTGAACCCTTACGAGATAAGTGCCTGTCACCACGCCTGTCATGCGAATCGGAACAGCATGGGTATCACTGGAGCGAGGGTCGGCAGTAAAAGAATAAGCGCGATCGCCACCTGACTGATTGAGCCGTAAAACCACCCGTTGCCCTTGCCCTACCATCACGTCTAGGGTAGCGGTGGCGATGCGGAAGGAGTTGCCATCAGCATCAGTTTGAATAGGGGTGAGGGCGATCGCCCCAACAATTTTTGGATGCAGCACAAATGCCGCAACATTTGACTCAACTCCGTGATGGGGCTGGGTATTCAAAATTAAATCTTGAATGATCTGCACCGTCTGCACTCCTGCCCGCAATGCATTTAAATCTCCTGCTGCCAAGGGTGGAGCTGCCAATAATAGAGTCACCCGCGTGTCGCTAGATATTAAGATGGGCAGAACCACCGCACCAATCCGAATTTTGGTGGAATTGGCTAGCAATTGCTGTCCCATAATTACGAGCGTGCTACCCAGTGTAATGGGCTGGTTCGCGCCCTCTAATGACAGCACTTGCTCAATCATGGGTTGACGGAAAGGCAGCACAAACACCTGGCGTTGTTGAACAGGCAACGCTGATTTTGTAGAACGTTGACTTTCGATCAGCACCACGGATGCTTGATACACCACTGTGGGTCGATAGTGGCTCTGAAAAGCAGCCCACAACCTCGACATTTCCTCAGGATTCATCGACTGGGGACAAATCTTGATTTGCTCAATCTGATCTGCCAGTCCTGCTGTTGCCAAAACTTGGGAAGTTACAGGTAAACTCAAGAGGGCACTGCGAATTGCATTGCGGGTCAACACGGCAATTTCATGCAGCAGTTGCATCCCATAGCCTAACAACATTTCGGTATGAAAGGGTTCTTTGCTATACGCTGTTAAGAGATAGTGCAAATCGATTGCCAGTGGTGGATTACTGACGCGATCGCCTTGATCATCTCGCGTCGGCATTCCAACGTTACGCCAACCAATATTGGGTGTAACTTGGTAGAGATAAAGATTGAGCTTATCTTCCTGAAGTTCTCCATTGCT
Proteins encoded:
- a CDS encoding eCIS core domain-containing protein, encoding MSQRSPLLDPIIAPCPNFSHKNQLQRQRDNGSSTNLSQESKPTEVPPVVHEVLSSPGHPLDSNTRSLMEVHLGHDFSQVQIHTDGQAAVSTKAVNALAYTVGQDIVFGADQYEPNTSKGQHLLAHELVHTLQQGTANQKEPSALGVTDPSDRTEQEAETAANGVTQNQPLPTMLSKAPTAAPKIARQPAPAPTASAAPASPPPANTWEADVNSAKAIADPTQRRDALVALVKKSLGTTYQVHVAGNSSPTQVDPKDYKMAPVINFDVNLNNKQSWPSKPGAPTRSLGAKNNAGYSFSSGADFYAVIGPEAVDPASPLITLMYAEHELYHTQHHLGKNATPGMSSDDQEVETWTQDFLKFFHQYLSIPLPARPAWSPLIEYYEKATPAAQQNSLNKLVNYYNQPPVPPTDVSKVQRAFHSWLNRRLKDSTTATKKLITDLDKTLPKLPSTTVTPAAPTPSAPTPPANP
- a CDS encoding DUF4255 domain-containing protein produces the protein MSNALAIGAVTAVIKSLLDNRLNDPSVSSSLGSTVAVTVLAPDLVVPSNGELQEDKLNLYLYQVTPNIGWRNVGMPTRDDQGDRVSNPPLAIDLHYLLTAYSKEPFHTEMLLGYGMQLLHEIAVLTRNAIRSALLSLPVTSQVLATAGLADQIEQIKICPQSMNPEEMSRLWAAFQSHYRPTVVYQASVVLIESQRSTKSALPVQQRQVFVLPFRQPMIEQVLSLEGANQPITLGSTLVIMGQQLLANSTKIRIGAVVLPILISSDTRVTLLLAAPPLAAGDLNALRAGVQTVQIIQDLILNTQPHHGVESNVAAFVLHPKIVGAIALTPIQTDADGNSFRIATATLDVMVGQGQRVVLRLNQSGGDRAYSFTADPRSSDTHAVPIRMTGVVTGTYLVRVQVDGADSLLDVDTNPASPTFNQFLGTPNLVIP
- a CDS encoding ATP-binding protein, whose product is MMTHWQQVNQRYLAAAIARIRQSLQRYIAQQQGTEPEIDAEPEDLAAIAATLPTPPALEKLTVAFQLTSFERDILVLCAGVELSASLGQLCSIIHSSPQLAYPTFSLTLAALPESHWSALTPVAPLRRWRLIEVSSGESLTQSRIRIDERVLHDLVGISYLDDRLQGWVTPISVLGQLPPSHRSLAEQMAKQWSDFQGSTLPVIQLCNREPGNENAFSIAAAACAPLGLQLYSLAAAAIPAAIAEREALARLWEREALLNPSVLLIDCAELDRTHRPTVLSFVETLQGIVILTRREPLQLATRGIIYLDVNPLSTTEQLELWQTALGTVDLNLDLNGELEGLVSQFKLNPLGIQSVCASVYSEVDSEDSPPESDRLWDACRQQSRSRLDDLAQFIRAIATWKDLVLPDPQKQLLQQIVAQVRQRIRVYETWEFAVRGSNGLGISALFAGASGTGKTLAAEVLAHELRLDLYRIDLSQVVSKYIGETEKNLRQVFDAAEASGAILLFDEADALFGKRSEVKDSHDRYANIEVSYLLQKMESYRGLAILTTNLKNAIDSAFLRRIRFVVQFPFPDAVQRIAIWRGMFSSKLPTVDLDFTKLARLNITGGNIRNIALNAAFLAANDGESLQMKHLLQAAQGEYAKLEKPFTEVEMGGWLR